GGGAGCTGTGGATACGACATACTATTCTTATTCAATACCTTTTCGCaagcaacaaaacatttaaCTCCCTGTTGCCTCATGTGTGCAGCTGTCTGTTGAATAATCCCTGAATCTAAATGTAAAGTGGAAGGGGAGGAAAGCATAATCATTAAATCAGAGTAACCAATATATTCTCTCGTTTTATTATGACAGtatttctcccatttttcctttcagttaaCTTAATGTCCTGTAAAGGCTCTTTAAAGGAAGGATTTACACACTATAGTGGGAGTGAGGAAAGATGAGATTTAACACCAcaacttttaaatacaaaacttaAGACTGTGGTAAATCTTCAAATGATTGGTTGATCTTGTAAGACACCGTTCAAAGCTGCAATTGAAAGACATTGGAAATATTCATTACACATCCCACAGATATAATAGTGAGACTTGTGACGGTTATTACTGCTGACAATTTAGCACATAAAAGTCAAGAAAGcatcagaaatacatttcttctgtgtatAAAACTAACAACAAGATGAATTTAGCAATTCTTTAGGGATGAAATCTGATATTTTAACTTTCTCTAAAAATATCATTCATACAGGTACTGGCAGCTGCTAACATGGAAATTATTGAAAAGAGAACAAGCTACAGAGGAGCTGAGACTGTCGCCCCCATGTATCTCTTTTTCAGACGGACAGTTTGGAAGGTCTGACTTTCATCCTGCCTTTCCTCATTGCCTTATACAAGGTAATGTTCAAACTAGGAAAATTAGAAAGCACCTCTAAGTCAAACAGTGTCTGAAATCTGCCCACAAATTGGTTCTCCTTGTCCAACCTAAATTTCATAGCCCACAGAATAACAGTGTCATTCTTGCACAAGTGATCAAAAGTTAGGAGGAGCTCATCCAGGAAGGGATGATGGTAAACTACGTCAGCAGCCATAATGTAGTCAAAGTGACACGAAGCTCTGGGAAAGTTCTTTTCCAGATCAATGCCACAAGACAACTCCTTTATACAAGGCCGgtgcttgcttttcagtttaGTATTTTGGAGAACATTGTGCTGAAGGTTTCCCAGCAGTTCTGGCAAATCAGTGGCAGTCACAAGTGCACCtgtgaaagggagaaaacaaatgcaatctTTGAATATACTCCAAGATTGAGTAAAGCCCATTCTCAAAACACACAGCACGAGGAACTGATTTTAGTTGGTAGCTCTCACTGGGGGGAACAGAACACTGTAAAAGCTCCCAATAGCTCTTAGTCatcatgcttaaaataaatacttggtTTACAGTAGTTATACTCTACAGCTTGCCATCTAAATGCAGCTGGCCATGGGTGTGGAGAAATCAAACACTATCTGTGCCTTGATATCATTTTGGTTAGAAGTACAGTGAGAGATTAGGGATTGAAGATTACCAGTTACTAACTCCAGAAAGTCAACAAGAGATTTAGGCATTGCCTCAGGTTCTTTCCCTTCAACATATAAAGAAGCTTTCTCAGACTACTGAAAGctaaaattcagttaaaatgcAGGACTTACTGATTTGGATTACTCTACAGAAAGATCAGGCTACCatgagagaaaatacaacagtGTCTGTAGCAGAAAAATCAAGGATCAGTTGCTCAAAGGAAATGTTGAACACAAATGCAAAAGAAGTGAGCTGGCATCAAA
This genomic window from Cygnus olor isolate bCygOlo1 chromosome 1, bCygOlo1.pri.v2, whole genome shotgun sequence contains:
- the LOC121060112 gene encoding protein-lysine methyltransferase METTL21E-like; amino-acid sequence: MDLTSSQHNLLHNELIRKLERQAGEKEDEQIVAEIMRRRFFPTVITHKAWEGFHFAGREIRITEATDCYGAVVWPSALVLCYFLETNSKQYNLVDKNVIEIGAGTGLVSIVASLLGALVTATDLPELLGNLQHNVLQNTKLKSKHRPCIKELSCGIDLEKNFPRASCHFDYIMAADVVYHHPFLDELLLTFDHLCKNDTVILWAMKFRLDKENQFVGRFQTLFDLEVLSNFPSLNITLYKAMRKGRMKVRPSKLSV